In the genome of Dyadobacter fermentans DSM 18053, the window AAACTCATCGCAAACATCGGCCCCGGACCTTCCACCAGCATCGCGTGACCAGTTGCGGCGGCGGCAGACCTCAGCCCTTCCATAAGTTTGCGGCCCAGCCGGATCATATTCTCGTGTGGCTGTTCTTTTTCCAAAACCGCTATGGTAGCCAGCGCGGCGGCTACGGTCGGGTTATTGGCATTCATCGTGCCGGCATGTATCACCTTCGCCTGCTCAATCAACTGCATCCACTCGTATTTACCCACAATTGCGCTAATCGCATATCCACTTGCGATGGCCTTGGCGAAAATCGACAGATCGGGTGTCACACCGAAGTACGTTTGTGCGCCTCCCAGGGAAATCCGGAAGCCGGTGATCACTTCGTCGAATATGAGCGCGATATTGTTTTCCGTGCAAATGTCCCGCAGTCCTTGCAGGAATCCCGGGGCAGGCTCGATGCAGCCGTTATTACACATGATAGGCTCTGTGATGATCGCGGCGATTTCGGCTGCACGTTCAGCCACGGTTTTACGTACCAGATCAAGATCGTTCCAGGGTAAAATGATAAAGTCATTTTCTACCCCCTCGGGCAAGCCTTGTGTCCAGGGAAATACATTCGGCATTTCGCGACTGCCCAGCGCTTCCGGCGATGGTGCTGAAATACCCCAGCATACATTATCCATCCAGCCATGGTAATGCCCTTCGAAACGAAGGAATTTGTTTTTTCCGGTTTTTGCCCGCGCCACGCGGAAAGCAGTCTGCACCGCCTCCGAGCCGTCCAGACAAAAACGCATCAGCTCGGCGGAAGGAATGAGCTCATTGAGTTTTTCGGCCAGTTCAATTTCTTTCAAATGCTGGCCCGCAAACAATTGCCCCGTTTCGGAGTATTCCCCGACCGCCTTCAAAACCTCCGGGTGAGAATGCCCGAGGATGAGCGGCCCCTGGCTAAGGGTAAAATCGAGGTATTCATTCCCATCGACATCGTAGATCCTGCTTCCTTTCCCGTGCGTATAAAACAACGCATGCGGGTGGTTGTATTTTCTGAATTCGGAAGAGACGCCGCTGGCAAGTACTCTCCTGGCCCTTTCCAGCAAGGCAGCGGATTTTGAGTAAGTTTTCATAATTTATATAAATGCCCTTTCACCTGCTCTTCCGAATACTTGGCAGCCAGGCTATGTATTTCAAGATTAAACCGGGTAAATGCCTCGTCCCACTGCTTTCCCTCACCGGGTGCATAAGGGAATAGTCCTCTGTCATTGTGTATGCCCCGGGCTGTTTCAGCCACCATCGCCTGCATCATTTCGGGTACGCCAGCCGCGTTGCTTAGCTGCGGGAAAATATGATCCAGGGCAGCAGCGTAATCTTTCAGCCCCAGATAATCCATTCTCCTGAACACCCCCATTAAAGTCATCCAGGAGCCTGCATCGTAACGAAATGCCTTGTCAAGGTCCTCCCGGGTTGCATTCCCGCTCTCCATCTGATAAAATATTTCACGATACACCGCATACATCAGCCGGTTGGTGATGAAGCCGCGTATATCTTTTTTGAGCAAGGTGGGTTCCTTGCCCCATTGGTGAGCCAATGTAAATATGCGCTCGGCGAAAACGGGCATGGTCAGCTTACCGCAGGTGATTTCCAGAAAACGCGTCATAAATGCTGGTTCGGCCCAGTGAATACCCAGAAAGCGGCCTGGATTGGAAACATAATGTTGCAGGTCACTAATGGGCAGCGCAGATGTATTACTGCCGATGATGCACTCGGCGCTGACTACGCCGGTGATTTTGGTGTAAACCTCCGATTTGACGGCCAGCTTCTCGATCACACATTCGATTACCACCTGGCAGTGTGCCAGTACTGCATAATCCTGGGATATTTCGAGCTTCGTTTTAAGATCTTCAACCGAATCTGTCAATCCTGCTTCCTGGCAATAATGAAGTTGGGTATAGATCCTTTCGTGTACATTTTCTGCGTCGGAAGCAATCGGAGCGATCGCCTTTACCGGGTGTCCGGAAATCAGCAGCGCAGCAACTATGCTGCTACCCATCAATCCCAGGCCCACCACTCCCACCGGTATTGCCGCAACATTCGATTGTTCATCCATACTCGGGGCGCTCAGGCTGGCAATTTTACAATGCAATCAATTTCCACTTTGATGTTTTCTGCCAGAACAGACTGCACGGTTGTACGCGCAGGCTTTATGCCCGGGAAGTAGGTGGCATAAACGGCATTATACCTGTCGAAATCCTGTATGTCGGCCAGGTGGGCGGTGCATTTGACCACATTCTCCATAGAGGCGCCGGCGGCACGGATAATCGCTGCAATATTCTCCAGCGTACGTGCAGTCTCCTCTTCAATCGTACCGAGTACAAACTGGGAGGTTTTGAAATCCACGGCAGCCTGACCGCTCACAAAGAGAAACCCGTCGACCACAATGCCGTCGGAATAAGCACCGGTAGCGAAAGCAGGATCACGGTCGGGATGAATTATATTTTTCATAAAAACAAAATATTATTTCAAAAAATAACTACATCGCAAAAGTACATATCACCCACTTTTGCGTTCTCCTACTTTTGTGTGGATTACTGATACTATCTTTTATCCGCGATTTCAGGCATTCAGCCCGCCGTCCATGAGAATATTCTCGCCATTGATGTAAGCACCTGCATCCGAAGCAAGCAGCACAACCAGACCTTTGATATCATCCTGGTTGGCCATGCGGCGCAGTGGCACCTTTTTGTTGTAATTATGAAGAAATGCAGCAGGCTGGTTGTTAAAGAGCCCGCCAGGACTAATGCAGTTGAAACGGATATTCTTCCCCGCATGCATCTGCGCCATATACCGGTTGAGGTTGATAAGCCCGGCGTTATGGAAGAAATAATCGGGCGGCAGGTCGCCCATATTCTCGGT includes:
- a CDS encoding aspartate aminotransferase family protein, translated to MKTYSKSAALLERARRVLASGVSSEFRKYNHPHALFYTHGKGSRIYDVDGNEYLDFTLSQGPLILGHSHPEVLKAVGEYSETGQLFAGQHLKEIELAEKLNELIPSAELMRFCLDGSEAVQTAFRVARAKTGKNKFLRFEGHYHGWMDNVCWGISAPSPEALGSREMPNVFPWTQGLPEGVENDFIILPWNDLDLVRKTVAERAAEIAAIITEPIMCNNGCIEPAPGFLQGLRDICTENNIALIFDEVITGFRISLGGAQTYFGVTPDLSIFAKAIASGYAISAIVGKYEWMQLIEQAKVIHAGTMNANNPTVAAALATIAVLEKEQPHENMIRLGRKLMEGLRSAAAATGHAMLVEGPGPMFAMSFTSLEKTADYRDTLMADKAKLGRFIAGMHDEGIRVIGRGLWYISAVHNDEDIDLAVATAEKVLKNI
- a CDS encoding 3-hydroxyacyl-CoA dehydrogenase family protein, whose product is MDEQSNVAAIPVGVVGLGLMGSSIVAALLISGHPVKAIAPIASDAENVHERIYTQLHYCQEAGLTDSVEDLKTKLEISQDYAVLAHCQVVIECVIEKLAVKSEVYTKITGVVSAECIIGSNTSALPISDLQHYVSNPGRFLGIHWAEPAFMTRFLEITCGKLTMPVFAERIFTLAHQWGKEPTLLKKDIRGFITNRLMYAVYREIFYQMESGNATREDLDKAFRYDAGSWMTLMGVFRRMDYLGLKDYAAALDHIFPQLSNAAGVPEMMQAMVAETARGIHNDRGLFPYAPGEGKQWDEAFTRFNLEIHSLAAKYSEEQVKGHLYKL
- a CDS encoding RidA family protein translates to MKNIIHPDRDPAFATGAYSDGIVVDGFLFVSGQAAVDFKTSQFVLGTIEEETARTLENIAAIIRAAGASMENVVKCTAHLADIQDFDRYNAVYATYFPGIKPARTTVQSVLAENIKVEIDCIVKLPA